From the bacterium genome, the window TTTGGAGATCAAAAAATCCCATCCCGACAGCATCTTGTTTTTCCAGATGGGCGATTTCTATGAAATGTTCTACGAGGACGCGAACCTCGCGGCCAAAATTCTCGATCTCACGCTGACCTCCCGCCAAAGCGACGGCGAGGGACCCATCCCCATGTGCGGGGTGCCCTGCCATGCGGGAACCGCCTACTGCAGCCGGCTCCTCGATTCGGGCCACAAGGTGGCCCTCTGCGATCAGGTGGAGGAGACATCGGCGGCGAAGAAGGTCGTCAAGCGCCAGGTGGTGCGCGTCCTGACGCCGGGAACGGTGATCGACCCCAATTTCCTGGACAGCAAGGAAACCTGCTACCTCGCGGCCCTGACCGCCCACCGGAAGGAAGCGGCCTGGGGGCTCTCCTGGGTGGATGTTTCGACGGGGGAGTTTTCGAGCTGCGAGATCGCGGGGGAGCGGGCCCCGGTGCTGCTCCGCGGCGAACTCGAGCGAATCCGCCCGCGGGAGTTGCTCGTCTGTGCGGGCGAGACGCTCCCCGAGGAGGTCTCGGCGCTTTCCGCCGAATGGGGGATTCGCGTAGAGGCGCGCAGGGCGGAGGAGTTTCTCAATGCGTGGCCGGCCGAGCGGCTGGAGGAGCAGTTCCCGGAAGAGAATTTTTCGGCCTCCCTGGAAAATTATCCGCTTGCCGTGGCCGCCGCCGCGGCCCTCGTCGGCTATCTGCGCGAAAACCAGCCGGGGGGGTTGCCGCACCTGCGGCCGGTGCGCATCCACCGTCTTTCGGACGCCATGAGCCTGGATGCGGCCACCCAGCGCAATCTCGAGCTCGTCAAGACCGCCCATAGCGGCACCGTCCGCGGCTCCCTCCTCAGTCTGTTGGACAAAACCCTGACCGGCATGGGGGGCCGCCTCCTGAAAAAATGGGTCCTCGCGCCGCTCCTCTCCTGCGAACAGATCGCCCATCGCACCGATGCGGTCGAGGAGCTGGTGATGAAGCTCCCCGAGCGGGAGGGGCTGCGGCGCGCGCTGTACCGGGTGCAGGATATCGAACGGATTCTGGGAAGGGTGGGCCTTCAGTCCGCGAACGCGCGGGATCTGGCCGGTCTGGCAGCTTCGCTGCGGGCCCTGCCGGAGCTGTTGGTCCAGGTGCGGAACCTCGATGCGGGACTCTTCCGGGCGCTTGCCGCCGAGTGGGACAATCTCGAGGATGTCGCCGCGCTCCTGGAGTCTGCGCTGGTGGACGCTCCTCCGGCTACGATACGGGAAGGGGGGCTCTTTCGCGATGACTTCGATCCGCGCCTCCAGGAAATGCGCTCCGCCTCGCGGGACGGAAAAAAATGGCTCTCCGACTACGAGGCCAGAGAGCGGGAGCGTGCCGATTTTCCGGTGAAGGTCGGCTACAACCGCGTCTTCGGCTACTACCTGGAAGTGTCGAAGCGGTTTTCCGAAAAAGTTCCCGAAGATTTTATCCGCAAGCAGACGCTGGTGTCCGCGGAGCGCTACATCACGGCCGAGCTCAAGGAGATCGAAGAAAAGGTCATCGGGGCCGAGGAGAAGGCCAAGGCGTTGGAGTATCTGCTCTTCGGTCAGCTGCGGGCCCAGGTCGAGGGAGAGTCGAAGCGCATTCTGGCGGCGGCCGATCGGCTGGCCTCTCTGGATGTCATC encodes:
- the mutS gene encoding DNA mismatch repair protein MutS; the protein is MPSPVESRIAEEAARQKASLRLQSRHQKATPAMRQYLEIKKSHPDSILFFQMGDFYEMFYEDANLAAKILDLTLTSRQSDGEGPIPMCGVPCHAGTAYCSRLLDSGHKVALCDQVEETSAAKKVVKRQVVRVLTPGTVIDPNFLDSKETCYLAALTAHRKEAAWGLSWVDVSTGEFSSCEIAGERAPVLLRGELERIRPRELLVCAGETLPEEVSALSAEWGIRVEARRAEEFLNAWPAERLEEQFPEENFSASLENYPLAVAAAAALVGYLRENQPGGLPHLRPVRIHRLSDAMSLDAATQRNLELVKTAHSGTVRGSLLSLLDKTLTGMGGRLLKKWVLAPLLSCEQIAHRTDAVEELVMKLPEREGLRRALYRVQDIERILGRVGLQSANARDLAGLAASLRALPELLVQVRNLDAGLFRALAAEWDNLEDVAALLESALVDAPPATIREGGLFRDDFDPRLQEMRSASRDGKKWLSDYEARERERADFPVKVGYNRVFGYYLEVSKRFSEKVPEDFIRKQTLVSAERYITAELKEIEEKVIGAEEKAKALEYLLFGQLRAQVEGESKRILAAADRLASLDVIAALAEVAVSHQYVRPEVNEGDEIEIIEGRHPIMDADPALATFVPNDLRIGGSAQILIVTGPNMSGKSTFLRQSALIILMAQMGSFVPARLARIGLVDRVFTRVGAHDRLLEGQSTFMVEMVETATILREATRRSFVVLDEVGRGTSTYDGVSIAWAVVEYLHEAEAHRARTLFATHYHELAEIAKNFPRVGNLTVEVRESGDEVVFLRKVVAGSSDRSYGIHVGRLAGLPPEVLARARELLAELEGAGLRLREAAGGEKRDGRSERLPDPQLSLFGSAPHPLVEALEGLTPDRLSPRGALDKLYELKEIFDTAKRQNRA